A DNA window from Bubalus bubalis isolate 160015118507 breed Murrah chromosome 22, NDDB_SH_1, whole genome shotgun sequence contains the following coding sequences:
- the ADCYAP1 gene encoding pituitary adenylate cyclase-activating polypeptide isoform X1 produces MTMCSGARLALLVYGILMHSSVYGSPAASGLRFPGIRPENEVYDGDGNPQQDFYDSEPPGVGSPASALRDAYALYYPAEERDVAHGILNKAYRKVLDQLSARRYLQTLMAKGLGGTPGGGADDDSEPLSKRHSDGIFTDSYSRYRKQMAVKKYLAAVLGKRYKQRVKNKGRRIPYL; encoded by the exons ATGACCATGTGTAGCGGAGCGAGGCTGGCCCTGCTCGTTTACGGGATACTGATGCACAGCAGCGTCTACGGCTCACCTGCCGCCTCCGGACTCCGGTTCCCGGGGATCAG GCCGGAGAACGAGGTGTACGACGGGGACGGAAACCCGCAGCAGGACTTCTACGACTCGGAGCCTCCGGGCGTGGGGAGCCCCGCCTCCGCGCTGCGTGATGCCTACGCGCTCTACTACCCCGCGGAGGAAAG AGATGTCGCCCATGGGATCCTTAATAAGGCCTACCGCAAAGTGCTGGACCAGCTGTCCGCCAGGAGATACCTGCAGACGCTCATGGCCAAGGGCTTGGG TGGGACCCCGGGCGGCGGCGCGGACGACGACTCGGAGCCGCTCTCCAAGCGCCACTCGGACGGCATCTTCACTGACAGCTACAGCCGCTACCGGAAACAAATGGCTGTTAAGAAATACTTGGCGGCTGTCCTAGGGAAAAGGTATAAACAAAGGGTTAAAAACAAAGGACGGCGAATACCGTACTTGTAG
- the ADCYAP1 gene encoding pituitary adenylate cyclase-activating polypeptide isoform X2, translated as MTMCSGARLALLVYGILMHSSVYGSPAASGLRFPGIRPENEVYDGDGNPQQDFYDSEPPGVGSPASALRDAYALYYPAEESGTPGGGADDDSEPLSKRHSDGIFTDSYSRYRKQMAVKKYLAAVLGKRYKQRVKNKGRRIPYL; from the exons ATGACCATGTGTAGCGGAGCGAGGCTGGCCCTGCTCGTTTACGGGATACTGATGCACAGCAGCGTCTACGGCTCACCTGCCGCCTCCGGACTCCGGTTCCCGGGGATCAG GCCGGAGAACGAGGTGTACGACGGGGACGGAAACCCGCAGCAGGACTTCTACGACTCGGAGCCTCCGGGCGTGGGGAGCCCCGCCTCCGCGCTGCGTGATGCCTACGCGCTCTACTACCCCGCGGAGGAAAG TGGGACCCCGGGCGGCGGCGCGGACGACGACTCGGAGCCGCTCTCCAAGCGCCACTCGGACGGCATCTTCACTGACAGCTACAGCCGCTACCGGAAACAAATGGCTGTTAAGAAATACTTGGCGGCTGTCCTAGGGAAAAGGTATAAACAAAGGGTTAAAAACAAAGGACGGCGAATACCGTACTTGTAG